Part of the Lolium rigidum isolate FL_2022 chromosome 6, APGP_CSIRO_Lrig_0.1, whole genome shotgun sequence genome, ATTTTTTCTCGAAGCCAAGCAATTTACATTTCAAATACATGAACATGCTgataaatcaatgcacattccttTGAAATACATgcacattttcattttcatggccACGAAAAATTTGTTCTGAAACCATAAAACTATGTAAGAGATTTAGCCGGATTGAGCGATAACAAGAAAAAAGTAAACAAAACGCAATCGTTTTGGTTTTCCTCTTCTTAGAAAGAGTTGTGGCAGCGACTCACTACACAGTAGCGCTGACATGTGATACAACCATTTTGCATCATATAAATAGTTTTTTAGTTTTAATTTCATTATTATTCACTTCTGTTTTATCATCAtttctgaaaggacacggatgcacACTGTGTGTGTGTTGGGAGAAGGGGGTGGGGGGTTGAATAGATAGTTTAAATTTTTCTGAACAAATGTGGAATAAAAATACAAACCACGACGACTATCACGAAGTAAAGTGTATAAATAAAGAGGTAAGGAATATGAATAATTGAGGCACGTGGAGACGCCGATGTGTCCTAAAGTTCACTCCGGTAAGGAAGCTAGTCTTCATTGGAGTGGTGTGGAAGCACAATGCTCTAGTAAGCACCACAATGGCTCACCGTAATCTCCTCGCGCTTTTGCAAAATGAAAGATCCACGATTATGCGGGCGGTAACCAAACCCAGTAAATCTCCACAATTTAATTGGATTCCCGTAAGAAATCCACCGCGAGCTTTACACCACAATGATTAAGTGTCGCGGCACCACCAAGCTACTAATTAGTTtaaggttccaagaacccaagaggaacaaggtcCGGTTTCAAGCACCCGAGAGTAAGGGGCTCTTTGGTTTATGCCGAGGTCTGCCACACCAAATCAAGGTCACACAAATATTTTGGCGAAGGATTCGCTCGCCCCGGTTTTGCCGGTGTGTGGGTCCAAAAAATAGACTAGCAACCGAAATTTTTGCGTGGCTTCGATCGTTGGGATTTAATCCAAGCGGCATCCTAAATGATACCTGTTAACGCCGACATTTTATGGCAATCACCGACCACAGTCCAAGCAACCCCTAAATAGCTCACAAACTATCACCAACCGATtccccgtggagaactcaaaccggtgcaccaacTGCAATGGCGAGACCACAAGTGTTCAAGTCTTTCACTCCCAGATTTCACGAAAGCTACAAAAGTTATGGCGGAATAAGAGGGAGAGAACAAAGGAgatcaccaaatttctccaagatctagatctaatgggttcccctcacaaagagaagaTATGGTTTGATGGTGATGTAGATCTATATGTCCTCTCTATTTTACCACAAATGGGTGCAAGAGTCATGCAGGGAATAGGAAAAGACAAGCTTAAAGGGGTTGACAATGGAGGTCAAAAATATGCTTAAGAACTTGGGGAACCATTGGGGAAGAAAATTCCTTACAAAGGTCCCCGCGGAATATAACCGTTTTGTAGGAATTCACGAATGGCTGGAATGGCTCGCCAGTCCAGACCGTTCGTACTCAACCAAGCTAGATAGTCTAAGATGGGGTAATATCTGAGTTTCCTGCACCACATTAGGGTTATTACCGTACTTAACAACAACAAATATTTATTAAAAGATCAATCCCATGGGATTTTGGCGCAATGGAAAGTAAAAACCCCGCAACTGCATTATCAGTGTAGTCACATTCACACCCAAACTATGGTTTGGAAATATACTATATTATATAGGTTACTATGGAGCTACTGTAATCAACCAGAGAGTTTAAAATAGTTGTGAATAAGAACAATACAagataaagtaaaataaaactGAAAGTAAATTAAAATGGTGTAGTTGTAGGATTGAATGGAATAAAAGATGGTTTCTAAGATTTCGGTCTCACTAGTACTAGATGGGCGAATATATGTGATCCACTATATAAATATTATACAGGAAATTCCTTGGAAAAATAAATGTTCCCTATTTGATTAGCGGGCAGTCACACATGTGTGCACTATGCATAATTCTCGTGTGTCACTTCGCAAGGCAATAGTACAATTCAGTAACAAATGATCTCTTGAACTTATCTTTGTAATCCATGTACATGAATACTTGGCGCACCTGATCATACGTCAACCTAGAACCAGATCAATCACTCACACATAGATGAATAATAAGACATAGATAAATATATCATTAACATTACAACCATGTTCAATCTTACAAATACACAAACTATGGAGATAGATGGGGGTGTTGCTGGAGATAGCGGTAATGGACAACGCACACAACCATGGGCCAGCgcccggtggtgatggcggcactccccttcccctcttcttcctcgtatTTAGCGGTCTCAAGGTGCATGGTGGGATAGCGGGTTGTATGTTTAATAGtagtactatcaagaggggctcacACGTAAGTTCCTTGATCTTGTTTGATCTTTGTTTTTCTCGGTGTTAAGATCTCAAACTTACTTTTCTCACAAAAAAGCTCAATCTCATAAAAGGGGAGTTTATTGACAAAGCTATAGAGTTGTTTTGCCACATTCTTCATTTGTAGAGATCTCAAACCTTTTCATTTTTGGCATTATATAATTTAGTTTATATTGGGTCTTTCTCTGCTTAAGTAGCTAAAGCTTATTGTAAGCTTCAaaacaaggccaagttcatcaaaaaaAAAGAAGTTTGTATGCAAAATAAATTGCgatggcaattagcccaaacaacGCCCATGATTAGGAAAACAAGATCATCAATAAGGCATGTGCTTCCATAGACCTCCAAATCTTAAAATAGTGCACCCACACCCCCGAAGAGGTATCGtggtatcatttaatctcagccatcCTACCCCTAATCCCGAACATGTATCGTTTAGTCTCAGCCATTCTTGTGTTTCACTCAGAAAGATACCTCTTAGGTGGTTTACAATGTTTTGAGATTTGACggtctatggaagcacaagccCATAAATAATACATGAGCCATGTGCAGGCTCGACTAGGGATCTGTTTGGTGTTTATTCAACACATGCAATAATTCTCCAAATCTTGCATTCAGGAAGTAATGCAATTCATAGCATATAATCTAAAATTAATATAAGCACATGAATGAAATAGCAACAACTTTATTATTTCCACTAGGGCGCATTAAGATTCAGGGTATTCCAAAAATTAGCAACACATCAGACCCATGGCACGCTCTCTTAATACCTTGGTAAACCATGCTTCGACAAATGCGACCTGATGACCAATGTGCACATGCGGTGCAAGTCCGTAGGCCACCACATAATTTTATTGGCCCGGGTCTCTTGCGTCAATGTGCACATTCCACGACGTTTGTTCTAATGAGTTTGAGTTAAAAAAAAATCTTTGCTTttcttgaaacgaggcaaaaggctTACCCTTTTATTAATTAAGGGCAAGTTATTAGAGGGTTTTAAGAAAAAAAGAATCCTTGAACACTTCCTAGGTCTTCAACAAAAGTCTACTCTCCTGGAATTACATTACACAAGAACTTCTCCCTGGTGACACTCCAAGTCCTTTCTTCGTCTTTAATCTTACCGATGATGATATTCACGGGGGTGGGCATGATGACAAAACACTCTAGCATCTTGCTTCTTCCAAATTTTCATTGAGATTGGCATGATAATGGAAGCCAAGGCTTTCCGCTCTCTCCCTTTTCCCAAAGCTAGTTTTGGCCACCAATCTTCAACGTTTAACTCCCACATGTAAGCATCTATGAAGTAAGACAAAATATACAATGACAAGTGACTGCAAATTCTTGTTCCAGTTCATCAGGATCGATGATTTAGACAGTTTTGGCCTTGGAAAGCTCCTTCGGACAACCTTGCCTCTCTTAATTCGTATGGTACCTGTCGCCAATCAGCAAGAGGTGGACTGGTTGCCGAATATCCTTTCGAATGACACATTTGCGCCTTGGTAACCTTCGCTGGTAGCTAAATTGCACGAGAGAGACAAAAATACATGGCTCGCTCCCAATATCCACTGCTCCATTGATCGGTCCATCACTAAGATGGTACGGTGCCGCTTACTATCATCTCTCTACTCGCGAGTGGAGACGAAATAAACCCTCTCCTAGCTTCCTAGCAGGAGCACATGTAGATCGAATATGCTGCCAACTAACACGAGACAGACGGAGGCCCCGAGTGACGACAGTTTTCCCTCGTTGCAGCCGTCCTCTGGTTCATCGACCTCGAGCCCAACTCCCCGAAATGCACAAACTATAAGAACCGGCTCCAGCAAGCCTCCAAGCACCAAGCACGGCGAGGTTGAGTTTAACAGTTGCCGTTGGCGCAGGCGAGAGACGTCCTCCGGGGATCAAGATGGCTGAAAATGCGGGCGGGGGACAGAACCTGGCGGTGCTGGACGCGCTGGACTCGGCGCGCACTCAGATGTACCACATGAAGGCCATCGTGATCGCCGGCATGGGCTTCTTCACCGACGCCTACGACCTCTTCTGCATCACCACCGTCTCCAAGCTGCTGGGCCGCATCTACTATCCGGATGTCAACGCCGACAGTGGCAAGCCCGGCACGCTGCCCCTCAACATCAACAACGCGGTCGTCGGCGTCGCGCTCGTCGGTACCCTCATGGGCCAGCTCGTCTTCGGCTACTTCGGGGATAAGCTCGGCCGCAAGCGCGTCTACGGCATCACGCTGGTCCTCATGGCCGCCTGCGCCATCGCCTCGGGCCTCTCCTTCGGGTCCACGCATAGAGCCGTCATCAGCACGCTCTGCTTCTTCCGCTTCCTGCTCGGCTTCGGCATCGGCGGGGACTACCCGCTGTCGGCGACCATCATGTCCGAGTACGCCAACAAGAAGACCCGCGGCGCCTTCATCGCCGCCGTGTTCGCGATGCAGGGCGTGGGCATCATCTTCGCGGGGCTCGTCTCCATGAtcgtctcaggcattctcctccaCTACCACCCTGCGCCTTCGTACAAGGAGAACCCTGGGCTGTCGGCCCAGCTGCCGGCGGCGGACTACATGTGGCGCATCGTGCTCATGCTCGGGGCGTTACCGGCGCTGGCGACCTTCTACTGGAGGATGAAGATGCCGGAAACAGCGAGGTACACGGCGATCATCGAGGGTAACGCGAAGCAGGCTTCCAACGACATGCAGAAGGTGCTGGAGATCACGATCGACGACGAGCAGGAGAAGCTCGCCAAGTTCAGGGCGGCCAACGAGTACTCGTTGCTGTCCAAGGAGTTCGCGAAACGCCACGGACTGCACCTCCTCGGCACCACCACCACGTGGTTCCTCCTCGACGTAGCCTTCTACAGCCAGAACCTGACGCAGAAAGACATTTTCCCAGCCATCAACCTCACCGGCCCCGCAGAGTCCATGAACGCCCTGAGagaggtgttcgtcctatcaaggGCCATGTTCCTCATCGCCCTCTTCGGCACTTTCCCCGGCTACTGGGTTACCGTAGCCCTCATCGACAAGATGGGAAGGTAGACACCAATCCTTAAGGTCGATCAACAACCTGTCTTGGTGATTGGTTACTCTTACACATTATTTGGTACTCCGAATCAACTGCAGGTACCTGATCCAGCTCCTTGGCTTCTTCATGATGTCCCTGTTCATGCTGGTGATGGGCATCAAGTACGAATACCTCAAGGAGAGCAACCACGTCCTCTTCGCCATCCTGTACGCGCTCACTTTCTTCTTCGCCAACTTCGGGCCCAACAGCACCACCTTCGTGCTGCCGGCTGAGCTGTTCCCGACGCGCGTGCGCTCCACATGCCACGCCATCAGCGCCGCATCGGGCAAGGCCGGCGCCATCGTCGCCGCCTTCGGGGTGCAGAGGCTCACTCTCAAGGGCGACTCCAAGCACATGGCAGAGGCGCTCATCATCCTCTCCGTCACCAACATGCTCGGCTTCTTCTTCACCTTCCTCGTCCCGGAGACCATGGGCCGGTCGCTCGAAGAGATCTCCGGCGAGGACGGCAACAACGGCGTCGGCCCcggcaccaacaccaccaccgccgGCATAGGCCTCGCGGACGTCAGCAAGGATGACAAATACCCTCATTCAAGCACCGAATGGCAGCCACCATCGATGCAGGCATGAGATTTGGCGCTATCTTTAATTTGTACTCCATCAGAGAAGTGGAAATGGGGACAAGAATAACGGCGACCAGCTACTGAGGTTGCCATTTGCGTAGCTTGGGAGTTTGGTATATGTACGTACGCGAATCTAGCACTATTGTGTTGGTAAGTTTATTGTGGATTTTCAGTGTAAATGCGTGACGAGTGAGCGAGAGACATGCAAATGCTGCCATATTTCCCTTTCCGATCATCACTATGTAATGCTGCTTATAATCATGGCAGGTTCCATGTAATAATAATGTCAAGTATGCATCTATGTAATGTACTGACGAGAACTGTATTACATCTGACTCTAAATTAACGAATTGGTAATTTTAACATTCCCAATTCTCCAAACTGAACATCTAAAAGGAACAACCTAATCGACAAATTCCATCTTCTTTTCTGAAAGGATCAAACTGGATGAATTAACCGAACATGCACACCGTCGCTTACATCGTGGCGTCTGAGTTACAAGTACAGAAGCGGGAGCTCAGAGGAGCCTGTAGGCGGCGGAGGCGTCCAGCGGGTGGATGAGGTACGTGAGGGCAAGCGCCACGAACATCAGCACATACGCGATCCCTTGGTCCACGCTGGTTCCTGCCATCGTCGACAAAACCAAGGAAATCATTAGGCGCTCAAGATCGCCGTCACCACATAGCTAGCGCACATCCTTCCAAGAAGGAACTACATTGGAGCTTCCTCCCAAAGTTCCAAACCACGGAATTAACATCGATTCTGGCCAAGTTTCCTCGATTGAAAATGACAGTGCACGAAAACAAGAATGTCGAAAGGAAATTATAAGAGAAAGAAAAGGTAGTAACCATCACTGGTGGGTGCCGGGGCAGGGGCCAGCTGAGCGTTGGCCACGGTGGCGAGCACGACGACGATGGCCATGACAACAAGAGAGACTCTAGAGATCACCGCCATGTCCTTCCTCTCTATCACCAAAAAGGAGATAAACCAGAAACGGCTCTAGATCCCCCTCCCTCTCGCTCTGGGGATCAGGACGAGAAGGAGAGGAAAGGAAAAAAGGGCAGAGGCTGGCTAGCGTTTCTTTTGTGCTCGCATAAATCTCGGCGAATGCGGGCGAGACCCAGGTTTTGTAGCGGTCCCTTTTGAAATAGCCTAGCTCGTGCACAAATGATGATGCGCAATAGGAGGTGCAGAGGAGTGGCCACCCTTGCTCCTCGTTCGCTAAGATTCAGGGGTAATCTTCTGCAGCGTTCCTGCCTACCGTTGGTTTTGACCTGTAACTAACTACTAACTGATCCTCCGGCACCACCTGGAACGGATGATGGCTGTATCGGCATCCGGAAGAGGTGCAGACTAGATCCGTGGGACTGAATTTGTTGCCCAGATATCAGGAGATTATAGTTCACCTTGCCATGCAATACACATCAAATTGCTTATTTCACCTACAGACAGTAATGCTGCCTACAGATACATACATATGCACGATGGAAATTTA contains:
- the LOC124659738 gene encoding inorganic phosphate transporter 1-11-like; its protein translation is MAENAGGGQNLAVLDALDSARTQMYHMKAIVIAGMGFFTDAYDLFCITTVSKLLGRIYYPDVNADSGKPGTLPLNINNAVVGVALVGTLMGQLVFGYFGDKLGRKRVYGITLVLMAACAIASGLSFGSTHRAVISTLCFFRFLLGFGIGGDYPLSATIMSEYANKKTRGAFIAAVFAMQGVGIIFAGLVSMIVSGILLHYHPAPSYKENPGLSAQLPAADYMWRIVLMLGALPALATFYWRMKMPETARYTAIIEGNAKQASNDMQKVLEITIDDEQEKLAKFRAANEYSLLSKEFAKRHGLHLLGTTTTWFLLDVAFYSQNLTQKDIFPAINLTGPAESMNALREVFVLSRAMFLIALFGTFPGYWVTVALIDKMGRYLIQLLGFFMMSLFMLVMGIKYEYLKESNHVLFAILYALTFFFANFGPNSTTFVLPAELFPTRVRSTCHAISAASGKAGAIVAAFGVQRLTLKGDSKHMAEALIILSVTNMLGFFFTFLVPETMGRSLEEISGEDGNNGVGPGTNTTTAGIGLADVSKDDKYPHSSTEWQPPSMQA
- the LOC124663414 gene encoding arabinogalactan protein 16-like, producing MAVISRVSLVVMAIVVVLATVANAQLAPAPAPTSDGTSVDQGIAYVLMFVALALTYLIHPLDASAAYRLL